The following are from one region of the Noviherbaspirillum sedimenti genome:
- a CDS encoding alpha-ketoacid dehydrogenase subunit beta, with translation MTKKTMREAINEALHQEMARDPSVIVIGEDVSGGAGGSSGQRDVAGGVFGLTKGLLPKFGEHRVIDTPISESAIVGAANGAALAGLRPVAEIMFSDFIGVCFDQILNQAAKFRYMFNGAKAPLVIRMTVGAGRSAAAQHSQSVHSLLTSIPGIKVVMPSNAYDAKGLLLQAIRDNDPVMFLEHKMLYNDACEVPDGDYTIPFGEGVLVREGEHATVVATGQFVKLAVAVVDKLAEEGIRCDLIDPRTTSPLDEELILESVRETGRLVVIDESSPRCGLAADIAALAARKAFFSLRAPVVTVTPPHTPVPFAPELEREYLPDAARIEQAIRSVLAP, from the coding sequence ATGACTAAAAAGACAATGCGAGAAGCCATCAACGAAGCGCTGCACCAGGAAATGGCGCGCGATCCTTCGGTGATCGTGATTGGCGAAGATGTATCGGGCGGCGCGGGCGGCAGCTCCGGCCAGCGTGATGTGGCCGGCGGCGTGTTCGGGCTGACCAAGGGTTTGCTGCCGAAGTTCGGCGAGCATCGGGTGATCGACACGCCGATCAGCGAATCGGCGATTGTCGGCGCAGCCAACGGCGCCGCCCTGGCGGGTCTGCGCCCGGTCGCCGAGATCATGTTCAGCGACTTTATCGGCGTGTGCTTTGACCAGATTCTCAACCAGGCCGCCAAGTTCCGTTACATGTTCAATGGCGCCAAGGCACCGCTGGTGATTCGCATGACCGTCGGTGCCGGCCGCAGTGCAGCAGCGCAGCACTCGCAGAGCGTGCATTCCCTGCTTACTTCCATTCCCGGCATCAAGGTGGTGATGCCTTCCAATGCTTATGATGCCAAGGGCTTGCTGTTGCAGGCGATTCGCGACAACGATCCGGTGATGTTCCTTGAGCATAAGATGCTCTACAACGACGCCTGTGAAGTGCCCGACGGCGACTACACGATTCCGTTTGGCGAAGGCGTGCTGGTGCGCGAGGGCGAGCATGCGACCGTGGTGGCTACCGGGCAGTTTGTGAAGCTGGCGGTTGCGGTGGTGGACAAGCTGGCCGAGGAGGGCATCCGCTGCGATCTGATCGACCCACGCACGACCTCGCCGCTGGATGAAGAGCTGATTCTGGAAAGTGTGCGGGAAACCGGACGCCTGGTAGTGATCGACGAGTCGTCGCCGCGTTGCGGCCTGGCTGCCGACATTGCCGCTTTGGCTGCGCGCAAGGCCTTCTTCAGCCTGCGTGCACCAGTGGTTACTGTGACGCCGCCGCATACCCCGGTGCCGTTTGCGCCGGAACTGGAACGCGAATACTTGCCGGATGCTGCCCGCATCGAGCAGGCCATCCGCTCGGTTCTGGCGCCTTGA
- a CDS encoding 2-oxo acid dehydrogenase subunit E2, whose product MSKIHPINMPQWGLEMTEGSIAAWHVAVGDRITKGRELVDIETSKIVNSMEAMSDMPGVVRRLVGKVGDIVPVGGLLGVTSEPDVSEEEIDSYLAAAGQPVAAAPAPAPTPTEQPAPAAQPEAVAQPAAVAPPAPIAQPAAASSQPAAVAVAVATAQAPVRPALSEAERDRIVAANATVNASPVARRQANRAGIDLSSLSGTGRHGRVSVDDVVAAAPEFETAVAELPALGEQQLVQRNSSVNASPIARRLANRSGIDLTALAGNGRHGRISVADVEAVLVRFQPAVRAASAVAPSAPADVRAGPAARKLAAEQGVDLASVQGSGPRNLVLKADVQESIRNAAQSPAAQQPVVQASVDDYKLIPLTAMRKAIAASLTHSKQTIPHFYLTIDLNLDPLIALRQSINAQSEGRRKLSINDFLMRAVALALHDVPAANVHFTDAGIKQFSGVHLCLAVAIEGGLVTPVIRNAESKSVFAIAAEVVELAERARNRSLTQAHMSGGTFTVSNLGMFGVRQFDAVINPPQGGILAVGNVRREACEAADGSIEFRSLMSVTMSCDHRAIDGAVGARFLAALRKWVDRPYALLG is encoded by the coding sequence ATGAGCAAGATCCATCCCATCAATATGCCCCAATGGGGGCTGGAAATGACAGAAGGCAGTATCGCCGCCTGGCATGTCGCCGTCGGCGACCGCATTACCAAGGGCCGTGAACTCGTCGATATCGAGACCTCCAAGATCGTCAACTCCATGGAGGCGATGAGCGACATGCCTGGCGTGGTGCGTCGGCTGGTCGGCAAGGTCGGCGATATCGTTCCTGTGGGCGGCTTGCTGGGGGTAACGTCCGAGCCTGATGTCAGCGAAGAAGAAATCGACAGCTACCTCGCCGCGGCGGGACAGCCGGTCGCGGCTGCGCCGGCACCGGCACCAACGCCAACTGAGCAACCTGCGCCCGCAGCACAGCCGGAAGCAGTGGCACAGCCAGCAGCGGTTGCACCGCCGGCGCCGATTGCGCAGCCAGCAGCAGCCAGCAGCCAGCCGGCAGCTGTTGCAGTTGCAGTTGCAACGGCGCAGGCGCCTGTTCGCCCAGCCTTGAGTGAGGCGGAGCGGGATCGTATCGTCGCCGCCAACGCGACCGTCAATGCCAGTCCGGTGGCGCGGCGCCAGGCCAACCGGGCAGGCATCGATCTGTCCAGCTTGTCCGGTACCGGCCGCCATGGCCGCGTCTCCGTGGATGATGTTGTCGCCGCAGCGCCCGAATTTGAAACGGCCGTTGCCGAATTGCCCGCCTTGGGTGAGCAGCAACTTGTGCAGCGTAACAGCAGCGTGAATGCCTCGCCGATCGCACGTCGCCTGGCTAATCGCAGCGGTATCGACCTGACTGCGTTGGCAGGCAATGGCCGCCACGGCCGGATTTCGGTGGCAGACGTCGAGGCCGTGCTGGTCCGGTTTCAGCCGGCCGTCCGCGCTGCTTCCGCCGTTGCGCCGTCGGCACCGGCAGACGTGCGCGCCGGCCCGGCTGCCCGCAAGCTGGCTGCCGAGCAGGGCGTCGACCTGGCTTCCGTACAGGGAAGCGGTCCGCGCAACCTGGTGCTCAAGGCCGATGTGCAAGAGTCGATCAGGAATGCTGCGCAATCGCCTGCGGCGCAACAGCCGGTGGTACAGGCATCTGTGGATGATTACAAGCTGATTCCGCTGACTGCCATGCGCAAGGCCATCGCTGCCAGTCTGACGCATTCGAAGCAAACCATTCCGCATTTCTATCTGACGATCGATTTGAACCTTGATCCGCTGATCGCGCTGCGGCAGTCGATCAATGCGCAAAGCGAGGGGCGTCGCAAGTTGTCGATCAACGACTTCCTGATGCGCGCGGTGGCGCTGGCGCTGCACGACGTTCCCGCGGCCAATGTGCATTTCACCGATGCCGGCATCAAGCAGTTCAGTGGCGTGCACCTGTGTCTCGCGGTTGCCATCGAGGGGGGGCTGGTCACGCCGGTGATCCGCAATGCCGAGAGCAAGAGTGTGTTTGCGATCGCCGCCGAGGTGGTCGAGCTGGCCGAGCGGGCGCGCAACCGCAGCCTGACCCAGGCGCACATGAGCGGCGGCACTTTTACCGTTTCTAACCTGGGCATGTTCGGTGTGCGCCAGTTCGATGCGGTGATCAATCCGCCGCAAGGCGGCATCCTGGCCGTTGGCAATGTGCGGCGCGAAGCCTGCGAGGCTGCTGACGGCAGCATCGAGTTCCGTTCGCTGATGTCGGTAACCATGTCCTGCGATCACCGCGCCATCGACGGTGCGGTAGGCGCCAGATTCCTGGCGGCGTTGCGCAAGTGGGTTGACCGGCCCTATGCGCTGCTTGGCTGA
- a CDS encoding SDR family oxidoreductase has product MSGRLQDKVVLVTGAASGIGEAAARLFIREGAKVVLADINEVAGAALARELGMHFIATDVTFEEQVERAVAYTVERHGRIDCMINNAGVIGAVGSIMETTAQAWRATQAILLESVFFGIKHAARAMREQRSGVILSLSSIAGVMGGLGPHAYTAAKHGVVGLTRSAASELSGYGIRVNAVAPGTTVTPMIDQVRGSREAAMTGAAEVSPLGTALLPEEIAAGLLFLASDAAAHITAHTLVVDSGVTAGGFASGASKLRDRPVTFIGPSGQH; this is encoded by the coding sequence ATGAGTGGACGTTTGCAGGACAAGGTAGTGCTGGTGACGGGGGCGGCAAGCGGCATTGGCGAAGCGGCCGCGCGCCTGTTCATCCGCGAAGGCGCGAAGGTGGTACTGGCAGATATCAACGAGGTGGCCGGCGCTGCGCTGGCCAGGGAACTGGGAATGCACTTCATCGCCACCGACGTGACCTTTGAAGAGCAGGTGGAGCGCGCGGTTGCCTATACGGTCGAGCGCCATGGCCGGATCGACTGCATGATCAACAATGCCGGCGTGATCGGTGCGGTCGGTTCGATCATGGAAACCACGGCGCAGGCCTGGCGCGCAACCCAGGCGATCTTGCTGGAAAGCGTGTTCTTTGGCATCAAGCATGCCGCGCGTGCGATGCGCGAGCAACGCAGTGGCGTGATCCTGTCCCTGTCCAGCATTGCCGGGGTCATGGGTGGGCTGGGTCCGCATGCCTATACGGCGGCCAAGCACGGGGTGGTGGGCCTGACCAGGTCGGCGGCGTCCGAACTGTCCGGGTATGGCATTCGCGTCAACGCCGTCGCTCCCGGAACCACCGTGACGCCAATGATCGATCAGGTTCGCGGCAGCCGTGAAGCGGCAATGACAGGAGCCGCCGAGGTTTCGCCGCTCGGGACTGCCTTGCTGCCGGAGGAAATTGCTGCCGGTCTGCTTTTCCTGGCAAGCGATGCCGCGGCGCATATTACTGCCCACACTCTGGTCGTTGATTCCGGCGTTACTGCAGGCGGCTTCGCCTCGGGCGCGAGCAAGCTGCGCGACCGGCCGGTCACCTTTATCGGACCTTCCGGCCAACATTAA
- a CDS encoding SDR family oxidoreductase, whose amino-acid sequence MSGRLQDKVVLITGAASGIGAQTARLFVAEGAAVVLSDINIDAGQQLARELDAAFIAADVSVEEQVERAVAYTVERHGRLDCMINNAGMIGVVGSILDTRTEDWNRTLGVLLDSVFFGVKHAGRQMRKQGGGGSILSLSSLAGVVGGVGPQVYSVAKAAVIALTRGAASELAQYGIRVNAVAPGLVVTPLVDQVYGDREKAVQGATVNSPLGSAAVPEEIAASLCYLASDEARHVSAHTVVVDSGVSAAGSSGSALFHNRPAGFLGKMPKQYQ is encoded by the coding sequence ATGAGTGGACGTCTTCAAGACAAGGTGGTGCTGATCACCGGCGCCGCGAGCGGCATCGGCGCGCAGACCGCACGCCTGTTTGTCGCCGAGGGTGCGGCAGTCGTGCTGTCGGATATCAATATCGATGCGGGCCAACAACTGGCGCGCGAGTTGGACGCTGCGTTCATCGCCGCTGACGTCAGTGTCGAAGAACAGGTCGAAAGGGCCGTCGCCTACACGGTGGAACGGCACGGCCGGCTGGATTGCATGATCAATAATGCCGGTATGATCGGGGTCGTCGGTTCGATCCTCGACACCCGCACTGAAGACTGGAATCGCACGCTTGGCGTGTTGCTGGACAGCGTGTTCTTCGGTGTCAAGCATGCGGGCAGGCAGATGCGCAAGCAAGGCGGCGGTGGTTCGATTCTCTCACTGTCGAGCCTGGCGGGTGTGGTTGGCGGCGTCGGGCCGCAAGTGTACAGCGTGGCCAAGGCTGCGGTCATCGCCCTGACGCGTGGCGCAGCTTCGGAGTTGGCCCAGTATGGCATCCGCGTCAATGCGGTGGCGCCAGGCCTCGTGGTGACGCCGCTGGTCGATCAGGTCTATGGCGATCGGGAAAAGGCGGTGCAAGGGGCGACTGTCAATTCGCCGCTGGGCAGCGCTGCAGTGCCGGAAGAAATTGCCGCCAGCCTGTGCTATCTGGCCAGCGACGAAGCTCGTCACGTCAGCGCCCATACGGTGGTGGTCGATTCCGGCGTGTCGGCAGCGGGATCGTCCGGTTCGGCGCTGTTCCATAATCGTCCCGCCGGCTTTCTTGGCAAGATGCCGAAGCAATATCAATAA
- a CDS encoding 2Fe-2S iron-sulfur cluster-binding protein yields MPSVVFVLPDGERKEVNVLKNASAMSGAVQGGVTAILAECGGACACATCHVYVDPACESLLPPVGDLEDELLDAVAAERKPNSRLSCQIKITPELDGALILHVPDRQA; encoded by the coding sequence ATGCCTAGTGTGGTATTTGTTTTGCCGGATGGCGAACGCAAGGAAGTAAATGTCCTGAAAAACGCCAGCGCGATGAGTGGCGCGGTGCAGGGCGGCGTGACGGCGATCCTCGCCGAGTGCGGCGGCGCCTGTGCGTGCGCGACCTGCCACGTTTACGTCGATCCCGCCTGCGAGAGCTTGCTGCCGCCGGTGGGGGATCTGGAAGATGAATTGCTCGATGCCGTCGCTGCGGAGCGCAAGCCGAACAGCCGCCTCAGCTGCCAGATCAAGATCACGCCGGAACTCGACGGCGCCCTGATCCTGCATGTCCCTGACCGCCAGGCCTGA
- a CDS encoding enoyl-CoA hydratase/isomerase family protein has product MSSTLCVEVTEHVAHICFNRPEALNALNVELAQEFAEACRSVAADPAVRVVVLSGNGKAFMAGGDLQTMRAQPTEAVNALIPPVHEAVRLLAEMPKPVLASVHGAAAGAGMSIMLAADLALAAANTRFNFAYSDIGTSCDGGMSWSLPRLVGLRKAMEIALLGDTIDTAEALRLNLVNRVVDADRLVEETQALALRLAQREPHALAHLKRLLRASSLQDLPAQLDAEYAAFLDCAQRPEFVTAIDGFFARRAAAKR; this is encoded by the coding sequence ATGAGCTCAACGCTATGTGTCGAGGTGACGGAGCACGTTGCCCACATCTGCTTTAATCGTCCGGAAGCGCTCAATGCACTGAATGTGGAGCTGGCCCAGGAGTTCGCCGAGGCTTGCCGTTCTGTCGCCGCCGATCCCGCCGTGCGGGTGGTCGTCTTGAGCGGCAACGGCAAGGCCTTCATGGCCGGTGGTGATCTGCAAACCATGCGCGCCCAGCCGACCGAGGCGGTCAACGCACTGATCCCGCCGGTGCATGAGGCTGTTCGCCTGCTTGCCGAGATGCCCAAGCCGGTACTTGCCAGCGTGCATGGCGCAGCGGCTGGCGCCGGGATGAGCATCATGCTGGCGGCGGACCTCGCGTTGGCTGCAGCGAACACCCGATTCAATTTCGCCTACAGCGATATTGGCACCAGCTGCGATGGCGGCATGTCCTGGTCGCTGCCGCGCCTGGTCGGATTGCGCAAGGCGATGGAAATCGCCTTGCTCGGCGATACCATCGATACTGCCGAGGCGCTGCGCCTGAACCTCGTCAACCGGGTCGTCGATGCCGATCGCCTGGTGGAGGAGACACAGGCGCTCGCGCTGCGCCTGGCCCAGCGCGAGCCGCATGCGCTGGCGCATCTGAAGCGCCTGCTGCGGGCATCCTCGTTGCAGGACTTGCCTGCCCAGCTCGATGCGGAATACGCCGCCTTCCTCGATTGCGCGCAGCGCCCCGAGTTCGTGACGGCGATCGATGGTTTTTTTGCCCGCCGTGCGGCGGCCAAGCGCTGA